A stretch of the Xiphias gladius isolate SHS-SW01 ecotype Sanya breed wild chromosome 19, ASM1685928v1, whole genome shotgun sequence genome encodes the following:
- the pias2 gene encoding E3 SUMO-protein ligase PIAS2 isoform X1, with protein sequence MTGTTRWWRMRSFGRSQSCNTDFSLLTGETAVWHDTKTSMNLQQPAPLIPPVHPDVQMKPLPFYDVLDILIKPSSLGASTAQRYHQEKYFIFALTPQQVREVCISRDFLPGGRRDYMVQIQLRFCLSETSCPQEDNYPNSLCIKVNGKLFPLPGYAPPPKNGVEQKRPGRPLNITSLVRLSAAVPNQISVTWAPEIGKTYSMSVYLVRQLTSPLLLQRLRMKGIRNPDHSRALIKEKLTADPDSEIATTSLRVSLMCPLGKMRLTVPCRAVTCSHLQCFDAALYLQMNEKKPTWICPVCDKKAAYESLIIDGLFLEILNDCSDVDEIKFQEDGTWCPMRPKKEAVKVPSQSVPKIETPLRQLSVVPHSSEPSSTKKADVIDLTLESSSSDDEEDTDPPLKKRCVYISKNNEVHAKGVLTYQPTVRMPNVQSLDPSYLTSTLADYAVPFHPSTLATIPTDMQSLDLFSLIQADPQHYRPQMFLDNLTSSMQSAATVSSSSALVSSSSHYDTSPHAASSIHETRVITGGGGSNGGGTDSSISDIISLD encoded by the exons ATGACCGGAACAACAAGATGGTGGAGAATGAGGAGTTTCGG CAGGAGTCAGTCCTGTAACACAGACTTCAGCCTGTTGACTGGTGAAACAGCCGTGTGGCACGACACCAAAACCAGCATGAATCTCCAGCAGCCAGCCCCTCTCATCCCCCCTGTCCACCCTGATGTGCAGATGAAGCCCCTGCCCTTCTATGATGTGCTGGACATCCTAATCAAGCCTTCAAGTCTAG gagCGAGTACTGCACAGAGGTACCaccaagaaaaatattttatctttgCCTTGACACCACAGCAAGTTCGAGAAGTATGCATATCCAG GGATTTTCTACCAGGTGGCAGAAGGGACTATATGGTTCAAATTCAACTGAG GTTTTGCTTGTCAGAGACAAGTTGCCCTCAAGAGGATAATTACCCCAACAGTCTTTGTATAAAGGTCAATGGGAAACTTTTTCCTTTGCCA GGTTATGCACCACCACCAAAAAATGGCGTAGAACAGAAGAGACCAGGAAGACCTCTGAACATTACCTCCCTTGTCCGACTCTCAGCTGCAGTACCCAATCAAATTTCAGTGACATGGGCACCTGAAATTGGAAAG ACCTATTCTATGTCTGTGTACCTGGTGAGGCAGCTGACatcaccactgctgctgcagaggcTGAGGATGAAAGGCATCAGAAACCCAGACCACTCCAGAGCACTAA TTAAAGAGAAGCTGACAGCAGATCCAGACAGTGAGATTGCTACAACAAGCCTTCGGGTCTCACTTATGTGTCCG CTGGGTAAAATGCGACTGACAGTGCCGTGCCGGGCGGTGACTTGCTCTCACCTGCAGTGTTTTGACGCTGCCCTCTACCTACAGATGAATGAGAAGAAACCCACCTGGATCTGTCCTGTGTGTGACAAGAAGGCTGCATATGAGAGTCTCATCATTGATGG TTTATTCTTGGAGATCCTGAATGACTGCTCAGATGTGGATGAAATCAAGTTTCAGGAGGATGGAACCTGGTGTCCCATGAGACCAAAGAAAGAGGCAGTCAAGGTCCCCTCTCAGTCAGTTCCAAAAATTGAGA CTCCTTTGCGCCAACTGTCAGTGGTCCCCCATTCTAGTGAACCCAGCTCTACTAAGAAGGCTGATGTGATTGATCTTACTCTGGAAAGCTCCTCCtctgatgatgaagaggacacAGACCCTCCACTGAAGAAACGCTGCGTTTACATTTCCAAGAACAATGAGGTGCATGCAAAGGG agTGTTGACCTACCAGCCCACTGTGCGCATGCCAAACGTCCAGTCCCTGGACCCATCGTATCTGACCTCTACGCTTGCAGACTATGCAGTCCCCTTCCACCCATCCACCCTGGCCACCATCCCCACAGATATGCAGA GTctggatttgttttcattaattcaaGCAGATCCTcag CATTACCGGCCTCAAATGTTCCTGGATAACCTGACGAGCAGCATGCAAAGTGCagctacagtcagcagcagctcagcCCTGGTCTCCTCCAGCAGCCACTATGACACCAGCCCCCACGCTGCCAGCTCCATCCATGAAACCCGGGTCATcacaggaggaggtgggagcAATGGAGGAGGGACTGACAGTAGCATATCAGATATCATTTCACTAGACTGA
- the pias2 gene encoding E3 SUMO-protein ligase PIAS2 isoform X2: protein MTGTTRWWRMRSFGSQSCNTDFSLLTGETAVWHDTKTSMNLQQPAPLIPPVHPDVQMKPLPFYDVLDILIKPSSLGASTAQRYHQEKYFIFALTPQQVREVCISRDFLPGGRRDYMVQIQLRFCLSETSCPQEDNYPNSLCIKVNGKLFPLPGYAPPPKNGVEQKRPGRPLNITSLVRLSAAVPNQISVTWAPEIGKTYSMSVYLVRQLTSPLLLQRLRMKGIRNPDHSRALIKEKLTADPDSEIATTSLRVSLMCPLGKMRLTVPCRAVTCSHLQCFDAALYLQMNEKKPTWICPVCDKKAAYESLIIDGLFLEILNDCSDVDEIKFQEDGTWCPMRPKKEAVKVPSQSVPKIETPLRQLSVVPHSSEPSSTKKADVIDLTLESSSSDDEEDTDPPLKKRCVYISKNNEVHAKGVLTYQPTVRMPNVQSLDPSYLTSTLADYAVPFHPSTLATIPTDMQSLDLFSLIQADPQHYRPQMFLDNLTSSMQSAATVSSSSALVSSSSHYDTSPHAASSIHETRVITGGGGSNGGGTDSSISDIISLD from the exons ATGACCGGAACAACAAGATGGTGGAGAATGAGGAGTTTCGG GAGTCAGTCCTGTAACACAGACTTCAGCCTGTTGACTGGTGAAACAGCCGTGTGGCACGACACCAAAACCAGCATGAATCTCCAGCAGCCAGCCCCTCTCATCCCCCCTGTCCACCCTGATGTGCAGATGAAGCCCCTGCCCTTCTATGATGTGCTGGACATCCTAATCAAGCCTTCAAGTCTAG gagCGAGTACTGCACAGAGGTACCaccaagaaaaatattttatctttgCCTTGACACCACAGCAAGTTCGAGAAGTATGCATATCCAG GGATTTTCTACCAGGTGGCAGAAGGGACTATATGGTTCAAATTCAACTGAG GTTTTGCTTGTCAGAGACAAGTTGCCCTCAAGAGGATAATTACCCCAACAGTCTTTGTATAAAGGTCAATGGGAAACTTTTTCCTTTGCCA GGTTATGCACCACCACCAAAAAATGGCGTAGAACAGAAGAGACCAGGAAGACCTCTGAACATTACCTCCCTTGTCCGACTCTCAGCTGCAGTACCCAATCAAATTTCAGTGACATGGGCACCTGAAATTGGAAAG ACCTATTCTATGTCTGTGTACCTGGTGAGGCAGCTGACatcaccactgctgctgcagaggcTGAGGATGAAAGGCATCAGAAACCCAGACCACTCCAGAGCACTAA TTAAAGAGAAGCTGACAGCAGATCCAGACAGTGAGATTGCTACAACAAGCCTTCGGGTCTCACTTATGTGTCCG CTGGGTAAAATGCGACTGACAGTGCCGTGCCGGGCGGTGACTTGCTCTCACCTGCAGTGTTTTGACGCTGCCCTCTACCTACAGATGAATGAGAAGAAACCCACCTGGATCTGTCCTGTGTGTGACAAGAAGGCTGCATATGAGAGTCTCATCATTGATGG TTTATTCTTGGAGATCCTGAATGACTGCTCAGATGTGGATGAAATCAAGTTTCAGGAGGATGGAACCTGGTGTCCCATGAGACCAAAGAAAGAGGCAGTCAAGGTCCCCTCTCAGTCAGTTCCAAAAATTGAGA CTCCTTTGCGCCAACTGTCAGTGGTCCCCCATTCTAGTGAACCCAGCTCTACTAAGAAGGCTGATGTGATTGATCTTACTCTGGAAAGCTCCTCCtctgatgatgaagaggacacAGACCCTCCACTGAAGAAACGCTGCGTTTACATTTCCAAGAACAATGAGGTGCATGCAAAGGG agTGTTGACCTACCAGCCCACTGTGCGCATGCCAAACGTCCAGTCCCTGGACCCATCGTATCTGACCTCTACGCTTGCAGACTATGCAGTCCCCTTCCACCCATCCACCCTGGCCACCATCCCCACAGATATGCAGA GTctggatttgttttcattaattcaaGCAGATCCTcag CATTACCGGCCTCAAATGTTCCTGGATAACCTGACGAGCAGCATGCAAAGTGCagctacagtcagcagcagctcagcCCTGGTCTCCTCCAGCAGCCACTATGACACCAGCCCCCACGCTGCCAGCTCCATCCATGAAACCCGGGTCATcacaggaggaggtgggagcAATGGAGGAGGGACTGACAGTAGCATATCAGATATCATTTCACTAGACTGA
- the pias2 gene encoding E3 SUMO-protein ligase PIAS2 isoform X3: MNLQQPAPLIPPVHPDVQMKPLPFYDVLDILIKPSSLGASTAQRYHQEKYFIFALTPQQVREVCISRDFLPGGRRDYMVQIQLRFCLSETSCPQEDNYPNSLCIKVNGKLFPLPGYAPPPKNGVEQKRPGRPLNITSLVRLSAAVPNQISVTWAPEIGKTYSMSVYLVRQLTSPLLLQRLRMKGIRNPDHSRALIKEKLTADPDSEIATTSLRVSLMCPLGKMRLTVPCRAVTCSHLQCFDAALYLQMNEKKPTWICPVCDKKAAYESLIIDGLFLEILNDCSDVDEIKFQEDGTWCPMRPKKEAVKVPSQSVPKIETPLRQLSVVPHSSEPSSTKKADVIDLTLESSSSDDEEDTDPPLKKRCVYISKNNEVHAKGVLTYQPTVRMPNVQSLDPSYLTSTLADYAVPFHPSTLATIPTDMQSLDLFSLIQADPQHYRPQMFLDNLTSSMQSAATVSSSSALVSSSSHYDTSPHAASSIHETRVITGGGGSNGGGTDSSISDIISLD; the protein is encoded by the exons ATGAATCTCCAGCAGCCAGCCCCTCTCATCCCCCCTGTCCACCCTGATGTGCAGATGAAGCCCCTGCCCTTCTATGATGTGCTGGACATCCTAATCAAGCCTTCAAGTCTAG gagCGAGTACTGCACAGAGGTACCaccaagaaaaatattttatctttgCCTTGACACCACAGCAAGTTCGAGAAGTATGCATATCCAG GGATTTTCTACCAGGTGGCAGAAGGGACTATATGGTTCAAATTCAACTGAG GTTTTGCTTGTCAGAGACAAGTTGCCCTCAAGAGGATAATTACCCCAACAGTCTTTGTATAAAGGTCAATGGGAAACTTTTTCCTTTGCCA GGTTATGCACCACCACCAAAAAATGGCGTAGAACAGAAGAGACCAGGAAGACCTCTGAACATTACCTCCCTTGTCCGACTCTCAGCTGCAGTACCCAATCAAATTTCAGTGACATGGGCACCTGAAATTGGAAAG ACCTATTCTATGTCTGTGTACCTGGTGAGGCAGCTGACatcaccactgctgctgcagaggcTGAGGATGAAAGGCATCAGAAACCCAGACCACTCCAGAGCACTAA TTAAAGAGAAGCTGACAGCAGATCCAGACAGTGAGATTGCTACAACAAGCCTTCGGGTCTCACTTATGTGTCCG CTGGGTAAAATGCGACTGACAGTGCCGTGCCGGGCGGTGACTTGCTCTCACCTGCAGTGTTTTGACGCTGCCCTCTACCTACAGATGAATGAGAAGAAACCCACCTGGATCTGTCCTGTGTGTGACAAGAAGGCTGCATATGAGAGTCTCATCATTGATGG TTTATTCTTGGAGATCCTGAATGACTGCTCAGATGTGGATGAAATCAAGTTTCAGGAGGATGGAACCTGGTGTCCCATGAGACCAAAGAAAGAGGCAGTCAAGGTCCCCTCTCAGTCAGTTCCAAAAATTGAGA CTCCTTTGCGCCAACTGTCAGTGGTCCCCCATTCTAGTGAACCCAGCTCTACTAAGAAGGCTGATGTGATTGATCTTACTCTGGAAAGCTCCTCCtctgatgatgaagaggacacAGACCCTCCACTGAAGAAACGCTGCGTTTACATTTCCAAGAACAATGAGGTGCATGCAAAGGG agTGTTGACCTACCAGCCCACTGTGCGCATGCCAAACGTCCAGTCCCTGGACCCATCGTATCTGACCTCTACGCTTGCAGACTATGCAGTCCCCTTCCACCCATCCACCCTGGCCACCATCCCCACAGATATGCAGA GTctggatttgttttcattaattcaaGCAGATCCTcag CATTACCGGCCTCAAATGTTCCTGGATAACCTGACGAGCAGCATGCAAAGTGCagctacagtcagcagcagctcagcCCTGGTCTCCTCCAGCAGCCACTATGACACCAGCCCCCACGCTGCCAGCTCCATCCATGAAACCCGGGTCATcacaggaggaggtgggagcAATGGAGGAGGGACTGACAGTAGCATATCAGATATCATTTCACTAGACTGA